In one Nitrospirota bacterium genomic region, the following are encoded:
- a CDS encoding ammonium transporter, protein MIKKMLISICGVLFSSAMAFAGEASTSGISAGDTAWILASSALVFLMTPGLALFYGGMVRSKNVLGTLMHSFIAIAVISVQWVLLGYSLSFGPDINGFIGGLDWFGLKGVGLEPNPDYAPSIPHLTFMIYQCMFAIITPALISGAFAERKKFSAYILFILLWSTLVYDPVAHWVWGTGGWLKRAGVLDFAGGIVVHLTSGVSALVAALIVGKRKGYTKEPMVPHNLPMTVLGAGLLWFGWFGFNAGSALTSGGLSTMAFVTTHTAASASTVVWVIIEWVHRGKATMFGAATGSIAGLATITPAAGFVSPISALAIGAAAGLLCYTALNMKGRFGYDDSLDVFGVHGISGMTGTLGAGLLASLAVNQAGSNGLFFGNPGTFLIQAKAIATVAVYSIVATFIILKLIDLTVGLRIKDEHEVIGLDLSQHGERGYTMTVDGEI, encoded by the coding sequence CTTATATCAATATGTGGTGTTTTATTCTCCTCTGCAATGGCATTTGCAGGAGAAGCATCAACCTCCGGGATTAGCGCCGGGGATACGGCATGGATACTTGCCTCTTCTGCCCTTGTGTTTTTGATGACGCCCGGCCTTGCCCTGTTCTATGGGGGGATGGTAAGGAGCAAAAATGTCTTGGGTACACTCATGCACAGCTTTATTGCAATTGCGGTCATCAGTGTCCAGTGGGTGCTTTTGGGCTACAGTCTTTCCTTTGGCCCCGATATAAATGGATTCATAGGAGGTCTTGACTGGTTTGGACTCAAGGGTGTGGGGCTTGAGCCAAACCCTGATTATGCACCTTCAATCCCCCATCTAACATTTATGATATATCAATGCATGTTTGCCATAATTACACCTGCTTTGATAAGCGGAGCATTTGCCGAGAGGAAGAAGTTCTCTGCTTATATACTCTTTATACTTCTATGGAGCACTCTCGTATACGACCCGGTTGCACACTGGGTATGGGGCACAGGAGGATGGCTAAAGAGAGCAGGAGTGCTCGATTTTGCAGGGGGCATAGTAGTGCATCTGACATCGGGCGTATCGGCACTGGTAGCCGCACTGATTGTCGGCAAAAGAAAAGGATATACGAAAGAGCCCATGGTGCCTCATAATCTCCCTATGACTGTTCTTGGGGCAGGGCTCCTTTGGTTTGGTTGGTTCGGATTTAACGCAGGTAGCGCCCTTACCTCCGGGGGGCTTAGCACAATGGCATTTGTAACGACTCACACGGCAGCCTCAGCATCTACCGTAGTTTGGGTAATCATTGAGTGGGTTCATAGAGGAAAGGCAACAATGTTTGGAGCAGCAACCGGCTCAATAGCAGGGCTTGCCACCATTACACCAGCCGCAGGATTTGTAAGCCCAATCTCGGCTTTAGCCATTGGAGCGGCAGCAGGGCTTCTGTGCTACACAGCCCTTAACATGAAGGGCAGGTTCGGCTATGACGACTCACTTGATGTATTCGGTGTTCACGGCATTAGCGGAATGACCGGCACTTTAGGAGCCGGGCTTTTAGCATCCCTCGCAGTCAATCAAGCAGGGTCAAATGGTCTGTTCTTCGGAAACCCGGGAACCTTTCTTATACAGGCAAAGGCCATTGCTACAGTTGCGGTTTACTCTATCGTTGCTACTTTCATTATCCTTAAGCTGATAGACTTGACAGTAGGTCTAAGGATCAAGGATGAGCATGAGGTCATAGGCCTGGACCTGAGCCAGCATGGCGAGAGAGGCTATACGATGACAGTTGATGGCGAAATCTGA